The Oncorhynchus mykiss isolate Arlee chromosome 28, USDA_OmykA_1.1, whole genome shotgun sequence genome includes a window with the following:
- the LOC110509061 gene encoding mitochondrial fission factor homolog B isoform X4: MKSAVSTKKNTTGWMSVATFPSSSSEEAEMNRIHYELEYTEGISQRMRIPDTLKVAPENQHGLLSQPLAPHMMHVPERIVIAGDDGDSRYSRPRDLDLIQSIPPVDLLDMKAPPRVLTLNEHSLDSLETDQASTPQAHANQGVHSRLLRERTVSDTTSIRQSGPANRTHVRAGHLTLDMDMTPDDSGLVDASSLRRQIVKLNRRLQLLEEENKERSKREVILYSATVAFWLINTWIWFRR, translated from the exons ATGAAATCTGCAGTTTCGACGAAGAAAAATACAACGG GCTGGATGAGTGTGGCaaccttcccctcttcctcttcggAAGAGGCAGAGATGAATCGGATCCACTATGAGCTGGAGTACACCGAGGGTATCAGCCAGCGCATGCGCATCCCCGACACACTCAAAGTGGCCCCCGAAAACCAACATGGGCTGCTGTCTCAGCCCCTGGCCCCCCACATGATGCATGTACCAGAGAGGATCGTGATAGCAG GGGACGATGGGGACTCCCGTTACTCCCGGCCCAGAGACCTAGATCTGATCCAGTCCATTCCTCCTGTGGATTTACTGGACATGAAGGCGCCGCCACGTGTCCTCACCCTCAACGAACATTCCCTGGACTCCCTGGAGACGGACCAGGCTTCCACACCACAGGCCCACGCCAACCAGGGG GTCCACTCTCGGTTGCTGAGGGAGCGCACAGTGAGCGATACCACCAGCATTCGCCAGAGCGGCCCGGCCAACAGAACCCACGTAAG GGCTGGTCACTTGACCCTCGACATGGACATGACCCCTGACGATTCAGGCTTAGTGGACGCCTCGTCACTACGGCGACAG ATTGTGAAGCTGAACCGACGTCTCCAGCTACTGGAGGAGGAGAACAAGGAGCGCTCCAAGCGAGAGGTGATTCTCTACTCCGCCACCGTGGCGTTCTGGCTCATCAATACCTGGATCTGGTTCCGGCGTTAG
- the LOC110509061 gene encoding mitochondrial fission factor homolog A isoform X3 — protein MKSAVSTKKNTTGWMSVATFPSSSSEEAEMNRIHYELEYTEGISQRMRIPDTLKVAPENQHGLLSQPLAPHMMHVPERIVIAGDDGDSRYSRPRDLDLIQSIPPVDLLDMKAPPRVLTLNEHSLDSLETDQASTPQAHANQGVHSRLLRERTVSDTTSIRQSGPANRTHVSVTLSPVAPPLRACPPLCTPEDVVNLQYSAGGLLSYIQCTTRRAYQQVLEVLEVDIHRRAGHLTLDMDMTPDDSGLVDASSLRRQIVKLNRRLQLLEEENKERSKREIA, from the exons ATGAAATCTGCAGTTTCGACGAAGAAAAATACAACGG GCTGGATGAGTGTGGCaaccttcccctcttcctcttcggAAGAGGCAGAGATGAATCGGATCCACTATGAGCTGGAGTACACCGAGGGTATCAGCCAGCGCATGCGCATCCCCGACACACTCAAAGTGGCCCCCGAAAACCAACATGGGCTGCTGTCTCAGCCCCTGGCCCCCCACATGATGCATGTACCAGAGAGGATCGTGATAGCAG GGGACGATGGGGACTCCCGTTACTCCCGGCCCAGAGACCTAGATCTGATCCAGTCCATTCCTCCTGTGGATTTACTGGACATGAAGGCGCCGCCACGTGTCCTCACCCTCAACGAACATTCCCTGGACTCCCTGGAGACGGACCAGGCTTCCACACCACAGGCCCACGCCAACCAGGGG GTCCACTCTCGGTTGCTGAGGGAGCGCACAGTGAGCGATACCACCAGCATTCGCCAGAGCGGCCCGGCCAACAGAACCCACGTAAG tgtaACCCTGTCCCCCGTCGCCCCCCCTCTCCGTGCCTGTCCCCCACTGTGTACCCCTGAGGATGTggtgaacctacagtacagtgcTGGAGGGTTGTTGTCCTATATCCAATGCACCACGCGCCGGGCCTACCAGCAGGTCCTCGAGGTCCTGGAGGTCGACATCCACCGCAG GGCTGGTCACTTGACCCTCGACATGGACATGACCCCTGACGATTCAGGCTTAGTGGACGCCTCGTCACTACGGCGACAG ATTGTGAAGCTGAACCGACGTCTCCAGCTACTGGAGGAGGAGAACAAGGAGCGCTCCAAGCGAGAG ATTGCCTGA
- the LOC110509061 gene encoding mitochondrial fission factor homolog A isoform X1 — protein sequence MKSAVSTKKNTTGWMSVATFPSSSSEEAEMNRIHYELEYTEGISQRMRIPDTLKVAPENQHGLLSQPLAPHMMHVPERIVIAGDDGDSRYSRPRDLDLIQSIPPVDLLDMKAPPRVLTLNEHSLDSLETDQASTPQAHANQGVHSRLLRERTVSDTTSIRQSGPANRTHVSVTLSPVAPPLRACPPLCTPEDVVNLQYSAGGLLSYIQCTTRRAYQQVLEVLEVDIHRRAGHLTLDMDMTPDDSGLVDASSLRRQIVKLNRRLQLLEEENKERSKREVILYSATVAFWLINTWIWFRR from the exons ATGAAATCTGCAGTTTCGACGAAGAAAAATACAACGG GCTGGATGAGTGTGGCaaccttcccctcttcctcttcggAAGAGGCAGAGATGAATCGGATCCACTATGAGCTGGAGTACACCGAGGGTATCAGCCAGCGCATGCGCATCCCCGACACACTCAAAGTGGCCCCCGAAAACCAACATGGGCTGCTGTCTCAGCCCCTGGCCCCCCACATGATGCATGTACCAGAGAGGATCGTGATAGCAG GGGACGATGGGGACTCCCGTTACTCCCGGCCCAGAGACCTAGATCTGATCCAGTCCATTCCTCCTGTGGATTTACTGGACATGAAGGCGCCGCCACGTGTCCTCACCCTCAACGAACATTCCCTGGACTCCCTGGAGACGGACCAGGCTTCCACACCACAGGCCCACGCCAACCAGGGG GTCCACTCTCGGTTGCTGAGGGAGCGCACAGTGAGCGATACCACCAGCATTCGCCAGAGCGGCCCGGCCAACAGAACCCACGTAAG tgtaACCCTGTCCCCCGTCGCCCCCCCTCTCCGTGCCTGTCCCCCACTGTGTACCCCTGAGGATGTggtgaacctacagtacagtgcTGGAGGGTTGTTGTCCTATATCCAATGCACCACGCGCCGGGCCTACCAGCAGGTCCTCGAGGTCCTGGAGGTCGACATCCACCGCAG GGCTGGTCACTTGACCCTCGACATGGACATGACCCCTGACGATTCAGGCTTAGTGGACGCCTCGTCACTACGGCGACAG ATTGTGAAGCTGAACCGACGTCTCCAGCTACTGGAGGAGGAGAACAAGGAGCGCTCCAAGCGAGAGGTGATTCTCTACTCCGCCACCGTGGCGTTCTGGCTCATCAATACCTGGATCTGGTTCCGGCGTTAG
- the LOC110509061 gene encoding mitochondrial fission factor homolog A isoform X2, whose translation MSVATFPSSSSEEAEMNRIHYELEYTEGISQRMRIPDTLKVAPENQHGLLSQPLAPHMMHVPERIVIAGDDGDSRYSRPRDLDLIQSIPPVDLLDMKAPPRVLTLNEHSLDSLETDQASTPQAHANQGVHSRLLRERTVSDTTSIRQSGPANRTHVSVTLSPVAPPLRACPPLCTPEDVVNLQYSAGGLLSYIQCTTRRAYQQVLEVLEVDIHRRAGHLTLDMDMTPDDSGLVDASSLRRQIVKLNRRLQLLEEENKERSKREVILYSATVAFWLINTWIWFRR comes from the exons ATGAGTGTGGCaaccttcccctcttcctcttcggAAGAGGCAGAGATGAATCGGATCCACTATGAGCTGGAGTACACCGAGGGTATCAGCCAGCGCATGCGCATCCCCGACACACTCAAAGTGGCCCCCGAAAACCAACATGGGCTGCTGTCTCAGCCCCTGGCCCCCCACATGATGCATGTACCAGAGAGGATCGTGATAGCAG GGGACGATGGGGACTCCCGTTACTCCCGGCCCAGAGACCTAGATCTGATCCAGTCCATTCCTCCTGTGGATTTACTGGACATGAAGGCGCCGCCACGTGTCCTCACCCTCAACGAACATTCCCTGGACTCCCTGGAGACGGACCAGGCTTCCACACCACAGGCCCACGCCAACCAGGGG GTCCACTCTCGGTTGCTGAGGGAGCGCACAGTGAGCGATACCACCAGCATTCGCCAGAGCGGCCCGGCCAACAGAACCCACGTAAG tgtaACCCTGTCCCCCGTCGCCCCCCCTCTCCGTGCCTGTCCCCCACTGTGTACCCCTGAGGATGTggtgaacctacagtacagtgcTGGAGGGTTGTTGTCCTATATCCAATGCACCACGCGCCGGGCCTACCAGCAGGTCCTCGAGGTCCTGGAGGTCGACATCCACCGCAG GGCTGGTCACTTGACCCTCGACATGGACATGACCCCTGACGATTCAGGCTTAGTGGACGCCTCGTCACTACGGCGACAG ATTGTGAAGCTGAACCGACGTCTCCAGCTACTGGAGGAGGAGAACAAGGAGCGCTCCAAGCGAGAGGTGATTCTCTACTCCGCCACCGTGGCGTTCTGGCTCATCAATACCTGGATCTGGTTCCGGCGTTAG
- the agfg1b gene encoding arf-GAP domain and FG repeat-containing protein 1b isoform X3, whose product MATSAKRKQEETHLKMLREMTSQPPNRKCFDCDQRGPTYANMTVGSFVCTTCSGILRGLNPPHRVKSISMTTFTLQEIEFLQKHTNEVCKYIWLGLYDDKTLVVPDFREPQKVKEFLQEKYEKKRWYVPPDQARTVAMAQASKSGSSASSTASTPEVQPLKTLQLNKTPLTRQSPMVVRSLAHPIVQEKKFDLLTDLGGDIFAALPSQAASNANFANFANFPSQSGRGVPVPSAAGAVPAQSQLGTSAEDRYAALAELDNELSSSAPTGSSVQGESRNLFGAVLGTSPAQTQPVLPNMQQGFGAVSSNNPFVAAAAPDMATNPFQTNGIAPAAASFGTGSMSMPAGFGNASSYCLPTSFSGTFQQPFPGQAPCPYPQPGAYQPQQPNGPGGYTVYGQTKPSMTPFGQLMTGPGMTNNPFMAGAPAGSYPSGSSNTNPFL is encoded by the exons ATGGCGACGAGTGCGAAGCGAAAACAAGAAGAGACGCATCTTAAGATGCTCCGGGAAATGACTAGCCAGCCCCCGAATAGGAAGTGCTTTGATTGCGACCAGCGCGGCCCGACTTATGCCAACATGACAGTGGGTTCCTTCGTCTGTACCACCTGTTCTGGCATCCT acgAGGCCTGAATCCCCCCCACAGAGTGAAGTCCATCTCTATGACCACCTTCACACTACAGGAAATTGAATTCTTACAGAAACACACCAATGAG GTTTGTAAATACATCTGGTTGGGGCTGTACGATGACAAGACATTGGTTGTTCCAGACTTCCGTGAACCACAGAAAGTAAAAGAATTCCTCCAGGAAAAATATGAGAAGAAAAGATG GTACGTCCCTCCAGACCAGGCGAGGACGGTAGCCATGGCCCAGGCCTCCAAGTCGGGCTCCTcagccagcagcacagccagcaCCCCGGAGGTCCAGCCCCTGAAAACCCTGCAGCTCAACAAGACCCCCCTAACACGTCAG TCCCCGATGGTGGTTCGTTCCCTGGCCCATCCCATAGTTCAGGAGAAGAAGTTTGACCTCCTTACAGACCTGGGCGGAGACATCTTTGCCGCTCTGCCCTCTCAGGCTGCCAGCAACGCCAATTTTGCCAACTTTGCGAATTTCCCCAGCCAATCAG gGCGAGGTGTCCCAGTGCCGTCAGCGGCTGGTGCTGTACCAGCCCAGTCCCAGCTGGGCACCTCGGCAGAGGACCGCTACGCTGCCCTGGCTGAGCTGGACAACGAGCTGAGCTCCTCTGCCCCCACAGGGAGTAGTGTCCAGGG TGAATCTAGGAATTTGTTTGGAGCTGTGTTGGGAACCTCGCCTGCCCAGACTCAGCCAGTCTTACCCAACATGCAGCAAGGCTTTGGAG CCGTCTCATCCAATAACCCatttgttgctgctgctgccccaGATATGGCTACCAACCCCTTCCAGACCAATGGTATAGCACCGGCcgcag CCTCGTTTGGCACAGGCTCTATGAGTATGCCTGCTGGCTTTGGGAATGCCTCCTCTTACTGCCTCCCGACCAGTTTTAGTGGGACCTTCCAGCAGCCCTTCCCTGGCCAGGCCCCCTGCCCTTACCCCCAGCCAGGGGCCTACCAACCCCAACAACCTAATG GCCCTGGTGGATATACAGTCTATGGACAGACCAAGCCCTCCATGACCCCCTTTGGGCAGCTCATGACTGGTCCTGGGATGACCAATAACCCATTCATG GCGGGAGCCCCGGCCGGATCCTACCCCTCTGGAAGCTCCAACACCAACCCCTTCCTGTAG
- the agfg1b gene encoding arf-GAP domain and FG repeat-containing protein 1b isoform X2, whose amino-acid sequence MATSAKRKQEETHLKMLREMTSQPPNRKCFDCDQRGPTYANMTVGSFVCTTCSGILRGLNPPHRVKSISMTTFTLQEIEFLQKHTNEVCKYIWLGLYDDKTLVVPDFREPQKVKEFLQEKYEKKRWYVPPDQARTVAMAQASKSGSSASSTASTPEVQPLKTLQLNKTPLTRQSPMVVRSLAHPIVQEKKFDLLTDLGGDIFAALPSQAASNANFANFANFPSQSVTKVNSKADFANFEMFGNSGVPPHFRTSPPSQSFASGRGVPVPSAAGAVPAQSQLGTSAEDRYAALAELDNELSSSAPTGSSVQGESRNLFGAVLGTSPAQTQPVLPNMQQGFGAVSSNNPFVAAAAPDMATNPFQTNGIAPAAASFGTGSMSMPAGFGNASSYCLPTSFSGTFQQPFPGQAPCPYPQPGAYQPQQPNGPGGYTVYGQTKPSMTPFGQLMTGPGMTNNPFMGSI is encoded by the exons ATGGCGACGAGTGCGAAGCGAAAACAAGAAGAGACGCATCTTAAGATGCTCCGGGAAATGACTAGCCAGCCCCCGAATAGGAAGTGCTTTGATTGCGACCAGCGCGGCCCGACTTATGCCAACATGACAGTGGGTTCCTTCGTCTGTACCACCTGTTCTGGCATCCT acgAGGCCTGAATCCCCCCCACAGAGTGAAGTCCATCTCTATGACCACCTTCACACTACAGGAAATTGAATTCTTACAGAAACACACCAATGAG GTTTGTAAATACATCTGGTTGGGGCTGTACGATGACAAGACATTGGTTGTTCCAGACTTCCGTGAACCACAGAAAGTAAAAGAATTCCTCCAGGAAAAATATGAGAAGAAAAGATG GTACGTCCCTCCAGACCAGGCGAGGACGGTAGCCATGGCCCAGGCCTCCAAGTCGGGCTCCTcagccagcagcacagccagcaCCCCGGAGGTCCAGCCCCTGAAAACCCTGCAGCTCAACAAGACCCCCCTAACACGTCAG TCCCCGATGGTGGTTCGTTCCCTGGCCCATCCCATAGTTCAGGAGAAGAAGTTTGACCTCCTTACAGACCTGGGCGGAGACATCTTTGCCGCTCTGCCCTCTCAGGCTGCCAGCAACGCCAATTTTGCCAACTTTGCGAATTTCCCCAGCCAATCAG TGACTAAGGTTAACTCAAAAGCTGACTTTGCCAACTTTGAGATGTTTGGCAACTCTGGAGTACCTCCGCATTTCAGGACCTCACCCCCCTCTCAGTCGTTTGCGTCAG gGCGAGGTGTCCCAGTGCCGTCAGCGGCTGGTGCTGTACCAGCCCAGTCCCAGCTGGGCACCTCGGCAGAGGACCGCTACGCTGCCCTGGCTGAGCTGGACAACGAGCTGAGCTCCTCTGCCCCCACAGGGAGTAGTGTCCAGGG TGAATCTAGGAATTTGTTTGGAGCTGTGTTGGGAACCTCGCCTGCCCAGACTCAGCCAGTCTTACCCAACATGCAGCAAGGCTTTGGAG CCGTCTCATCCAATAACCCatttgttgctgctgctgccccaGATATGGCTACCAACCCCTTCCAGACCAATGGTATAGCACCGGCcgcag CCTCGTTTGGCACAGGCTCTATGAGTATGCCTGCTGGCTTTGGGAATGCCTCCTCTTACTGCCTCCCGACCAGTTTTAGTGGGACCTTCCAGCAGCCCTTCCCTGGCCAGGCCCCCTGCCCTTACCCCCAGCCAGGGGCCTACCAACCCCAACAACCTAATG GCCCTGGTGGATATACAGTCTATGGACAGACCAAGCCCTCCATGACCCCCTTTGGGCAGCTCATGACTGGTCCTGGGATGACCAATAACCCATTCATGGGGAGTATTTAA
- the agfg1b gene encoding arf-GAP domain and FG repeat-containing protein 1b isoform X1 — MATSAKRKQEETHLKMLREMTSQPPNRKCFDCDQRGPTYANMTVGSFVCTTCSGILRGLNPPHRVKSISMTTFTLQEIEFLQKHTNEVCKYIWLGLYDDKTLVVPDFREPQKVKEFLQEKYEKKRWYVPPDQARTVAMAQASKSGSSASSTASTPEVQPLKTLQLNKTPLTRQSPMVVRSLAHPIVQEKKFDLLTDLGGDIFAALPSQAASNANFANFANFPSQSVTKVNSKADFANFEMFGNSGVPPHFRTSPPSQSFASGRGVPVPSAAGAVPAQSQLGTSAEDRYAALAELDNELSSSAPTGSSVQGESRNLFGAVLGTSPAQTQPVLPNMQQGFGAVSSNNPFVAAAAPDMATNPFQTNGIAPAAASFGTGSMSMPAGFGNASSYCLPTSFSGTFQQPFPGQAPCPYPQPGAYQPQQPNGPGGYTVYGQTKPSMTPFGQLMTGPGMTNNPFMAGAPAGSYPSGSSNTNPFL; from the exons ATGGCGACGAGTGCGAAGCGAAAACAAGAAGAGACGCATCTTAAGATGCTCCGGGAAATGACTAGCCAGCCCCCGAATAGGAAGTGCTTTGATTGCGACCAGCGCGGCCCGACTTATGCCAACATGACAGTGGGTTCCTTCGTCTGTACCACCTGTTCTGGCATCCT acgAGGCCTGAATCCCCCCCACAGAGTGAAGTCCATCTCTATGACCACCTTCACACTACAGGAAATTGAATTCTTACAGAAACACACCAATGAG GTTTGTAAATACATCTGGTTGGGGCTGTACGATGACAAGACATTGGTTGTTCCAGACTTCCGTGAACCACAGAAAGTAAAAGAATTCCTCCAGGAAAAATATGAGAAGAAAAGATG GTACGTCCCTCCAGACCAGGCGAGGACGGTAGCCATGGCCCAGGCCTCCAAGTCGGGCTCCTcagccagcagcacagccagcaCCCCGGAGGTCCAGCCCCTGAAAACCCTGCAGCTCAACAAGACCCCCCTAACACGTCAG TCCCCGATGGTGGTTCGTTCCCTGGCCCATCCCATAGTTCAGGAGAAGAAGTTTGACCTCCTTACAGACCTGGGCGGAGACATCTTTGCCGCTCTGCCCTCTCAGGCTGCCAGCAACGCCAATTTTGCCAACTTTGCGAATTTCCCCAGCCAATCAG TGACTAAGGTTAACTCAAAAGCTGACTTTGCCAACTTTGAGATGTTTGGCAACTCTGGAGTACCTCCGCATTTCAGGACCTCACCCCCCTCTCAGTCGTTTGCGTCAG gGCGAGGTGTCCCAGTGCCGTCAGCGGCTGGTGCTGTACCAGCCCAGTCCCAGCTGGGCACCTCGGCAGAGGACCGCTACGCTGCCCTGGCTGAGCTGGACAACGAGCTGAGCTCCTCTGCCCCCACAGGGAGTAGTGTCCAGGG TGAATCTAGGAATTTGTTTGGAGCTGTGTTGGGAACCTCGCCTGCCCAGACTCAGCCAGTCTTACCCAACATGCAGCAAGGCTTTGGAG CCGTCTCATCCAATAACCCatttgttgctgctgctgccccaGATATGGCTACCAACCCCTTCCAGACCAATGGTATAGCACCGGCcgcag CCTCGTTTGGCACAGGCTCTATGAGTATGCCTGCTGGCTTTGGGAATGCCTCCTCTTACTGCCTCCCGACCAGTTTTAGTGGGACCTTCCAGCAGCCCTTCCCTGGCCAGGCCCCCTGCCCTTACCCCCAGCCAGGGGCCTACCAACCCCAACAACCTAATG GCCCTGGTGGATATACAGTCTATGGACAGACCAAGCCCTCCATGACCCCCTTTGGGCAGCTCATGACTGGTCCTGGGATGACCAATAACCCATTCATG GCGGGAGCCCCGGCCGGATCCTACCCCTCTGGAAGCTCCAACACCAACCCCTTCCTGTAG
- the fbxo36b gene encoding F-box only protein 36b isoform X2 translates to MSTLLGKSLFEVSGQGPAPNKDFFQFSVTKTEVIWRWWKISLRSDGQVSVVFGPRILQYSQALCQGHYDYLERLPDPLLLHILTHLELEDVARLGHTSHRFRKLCRSEEFWEQAVRGHCGAVSAEVESLALELGWKSVFFTSKLQLQKQISRRRKRSQKLLCTDPERYDVDAMVERSEDPESRAADIEPGSESDPGPEQLCTDMQRCGVIAGQGRGVAQGDWSSDSGSSLK, encoded by the exons ATGTCGACTTTGCTGGGGAAAAGTTTATTTGAAGTCAGTGGTCAAGGTCCTGCACCCAATAAAGACTTCTTCCAATTTTCTGTTACCAAGACCGAG GTTATTTGGAGATGGTGGAAGATTTCTTTGAGAAGTGATG GTCAGGTGAGTGTGGTGTTTGGCCCACGGATCCTTCAGTACAGCCAGGCACTATGTCAGGGCCACTATGACTACCTGGAGCGTCTGCCCGACCCCCTGCTTCTCCACATCCTGACCCATCTGGAACTGGAGGACGTGGCACGGCTTGGACACACCTCACACAGGTTCAGGAAG cTGTGTCGTTCGGAGGAGTTCTGGGAGCAAGCGGTGCGCGGTCACTGCGGCGCCGTGTCGGCCGAGGTGGAGTCCCTGGCCCTGGAGCTGGGCTGGAAGAGCGTCTTCTTCACCAGCAAGCTGCAGCTGCAGAAACAGATCAGccgcaggaggaagaggagccaGAAGCTACTCTGTACAGACCCGGAGCGCTATGATGTAGACGCAATGGTGGAGCGCAGTGAGGACCCAGAGAGCCGCGCTGCAGATATAGAGCCAGGTTCTGAGTCGGACCCTGGGCCGGAGCAGCTCTGTACAGACATGCAGCGCTGTGGGGTGATTGCGGGTCAGGGTCGTGGTGTGGCACAGGGGGACTGGAGCTCTGATTCAGGGAGCTCACTGAAATGA
- the fbxo36b gene encoding F-box only protein 36b isoform X1 codes for MSTLLGKSLFEVSGQGPAPNKDFFQFSVTKTEVIWRWWKISLRSDGRNTKPGELRESHNDYLDDSLLQSQVSVVFGPRILQYSQALCQGHYDYLERLPDPLLLHILTHLELEDVARLGHTSHRFRKLCRSEEFWEQAVRGHCGAVSAEVESLALELGWKSVFFTSKLQLQKQISRRRKRSQKLLCTDPERYDVDAMVERSEDPESRAADIEPGSESDPGPEQLCTDMQRCGVIAGQGRGVAQGDWSSDSGSSLK; via the exons ATGTCGACTTTGCTGGGGAAAAGTTTATTTGAAGTCAGTGGTCAAGGTCCTGCACCCAATAAAGACTTCTTCCAATTTTCTGTTACCAAGACCGAG GTTATTTGGAGATGGTGGAAGATTTCTTTGAGAAGTGATGGTAGGAACACAAAGCCAGGAGAACTGAGGGAGTCTCACAATGACTACTTGGATGACAGCCTGCTTCAGA GTCAGGTGAGTGTGGTGTTTGGCCCACGGATCCTTCAGTACAGCCAGGCACTATGTCAGGGCCACTATGACTACCTGGAGCGTCTGCCCGACCCCCTGCTTCTCCACATCCTGACCCATCTGGAACTGGAGGACGTGGCACGGCTTGGACACACCTCACACAGGTTCAGGAAG cTGTGTCGTTCGGAGGAGTTCTGGGAGCAAGCGGTGCGCGGTCACTGCGGCGCCGTGTCGGCCGAGGTGGAGTCCCTGGCCCTGGAGCTGGGCTGGAAGAGCGTCTTCTTCACCAGCAAGCTGCAGCTGCAGAAACAGATCAGccgcaggaggaagaggagccaGAAGCTACTCTGTACAGACCCGGAGCGCTATGATGTAGACGCAATGGTGGAGCGCAGTGAGGACCCAGAGAGCCGCGCTGCAGATATAGAGCCAGGTTCTGAGTCGGACCCTGGGCCGGAGCAGCTCTGTACAGACATGCAGCGCTGTGGGGTGATTGCGGGTCAGGGTCGTGGTGTGGCACAGGGGGACTGGAGCTCTGATTCAGGGAGCTCACTGAAATGA
- the LOC110508234 gene encoding olfactory receptor 1F12 → MSNDSNYDVAVKQNTGLLNATISGDDIGLLDTVKVCVHGGIFLITFFLTYLIVVTVFHTAELRRNVRFVLLCQHCACVTSFNAVGTILHGLRALRMPINRLTCWVLFDFQVALGRGMGITLTLMALNTCLSILRPLHYPALVRRIRSSVMALAWFVALLNPVLFTVLACAQSSWAYVVELDPVCSTTLESPASRFSSLALVVFLVLLIMTSYVLIYMEGCGAGHFSRSNSSGRRTILIHMLQMILYLLPLVPIITRWKHNMAATVTNFVVFLVGQALSPVVYGLRCRELREQLPHFLPRWTKVFQTCSGTTDCSSTETPTQHWNCNNLQNRD, encoded by the exons ATGTCCAATGACTCCAACTATGATGTGGCAGTAAAACAGAATACAG GCCTTTTAAATGCTACTATATCTGGGGATGACATAGGGCTGCTGGACACAGTGAAAGTGTGTGTCCACGGGGGCATCTTCCTGATCACCTTTTTCTTGACCTACCTCATTGTGGTGACAGTGTTCCACACAGCCGAGCTGCGCCGCAACGTCCGCTTCGTTCTGCTGTGCCAGCACTGTGCCTGTGTGACCAGCTTCAACGCGGTGGGCACCATCCTGCACGGCCTCCGCGCCCTCCGCATGCCCATTAACCGCCTGACCTGCTGGGTCCTTTTTGACTTCCAGGTGGCTCTAGGCCGTGGCATGGGCATCACCCTCACACTCATGGCCCTCAACACCTGCCTGTCCATCCTGCGGCCGCTCCACTACCCAGCGCTGGTGCGTCGCATTCGGTCTTCCGTCATGGCGCTGGCTTGGTTCGTGGCCCTGCTCAACCCGGTTCTGTTCACTGTCCTGGCCTGCGCTCAGTCCTCTTGGGCCTATGTGGTGGAGCTGGACCCCGTGTGCTCCACCACGCTGGAGAGTCCCGCGTCTCGGTTCAGCAGCCTGGCGCTGGTGGTGTTCTTGGTACTGCTCATCATGACCAGCTACGTGCTCATCTACATGGAGGGCTGCGGGGCGGGGCATTTCTCACGCTCCAACAGCAGCGGGCGCCGCACCATCCTGATCCACATGCTACAGATGATCCTGTACCTGCTCCCTCTGGTGCCCATCATCACCAGGTGGAAGCACAATATGGCCGCCACAGTGACCAACTTCGTGGTGTTCCTAGTGGGGCAGGCACTCAGCCCCGTGGTGTACGGCCTGCGTTGCCGGGAACTCCGAGAGCAGCTTCCCCACTTCCTCCCCCGCTGGACAAAAGTTTTCCAGACCTGCAGTGGCACCACAGACTGCTCTAGTACAGAGACCCCCACTCAGCACTGGAACTGCAATAATCTCCAGAACCGCGACTAG